From the Bacteroidia bacterium genome, one window contains:
- a CDS encoding glycosyl hydrolase, with translation MKSSLLLLLSCIAMSFVHAQPRAGTPSPLDAASISTKPYVRWWWFADEIKPSDTRAQLQWLRDNGFGGVEVAWVYPLSGDSTRKRPEWLSKQWSKAVAEAAKQCDELGLGFDMTFGTLWPFGDSKVPVADGAMTYGSKESPASMRLTWEHPKRGRVLNHLDSEALGRYSKRLFKAMEPALKGKNRGLFCDSWEVETRKLWTSGFAERFRDTYGYDIEPLMDSLYLPGYGDVHYDYMSLLSSFVVDEFYGPFTSLAHSRGAYTRVQCAGAPADLIEAYRRVDIPETEAMLFEPDFARIAASAAALDGKPLVSAEAFTCLYGWKGWPGPGPHQGDEKIADLKLVADALFANGVNHFIWHGMPYNPPGRDEKFYASVHVSPKAPLAQHILPFNDYISEISRAMRRGKTYADMAVYLPTEDAWTRVELPDSLQFPWAWGHYEMRYIKVPEELKRRHALWINGRALREARVVSNRLHTGQAVFNSLLVNVQYMDVATLEALVRVVEQGVPVVLLQVPVEAGRTRSPQWSKLLGRLLTNEGLLRSPMGLPSAPLVDGATVPDFWCREDGEELYLFLANPASKGLRYPLRHKQATEMKHERMDVTLRWRGFQVSTTLDFLPGKSVLLLLRPDGYADEIPLPFFDPALD, from the coding sequence ATGAAATCCAGCCTACTACTTTTGCTTTCTTGTATCGCGATGTCTTTTGTGCATGCTCAGCCACGTGCCGGTACGCCATCGCCTCTGGACGCGGCATCCATCAGCACGAAACCCTATGTGCGCTGGTGGTGGTTTGCTGATGAGATCAAACCGTCCGACACACGCGCACAATTGCAGTGGCTGCGCGACAACGGTTTCGGCGGCGTGGAAGTGGCGTGGGTATATCCGCTGTCCGGAGACAGCACGCGCAAAAGGCCGGAGTGGCTTTCGAAGCAATGGAGCAAGGCCGTGGCGGAAGCCGCGAAGCAATGCGATGAATTGGGACTCGGTTTTGACATGACTTTCGGTACCTTGTGGCCCTTCGGAGACAGCAAGGTCCCCGTCGCCGATGGCGCCATGACGTACGGCAGCAAGGAATCGCCGGCCAGCATGCGTCTGACCTGGGAGCATCCAAAGCGTGGTCGGGTGCTCAACCATCTTGACAGCGAAGCGTTGGGGCGCTACTCCAAGCGCCTGTTCAAGGCCATGGAGCCGGCGCTGAAAGGAAAAAACCGCGGTCTGTTCTGCGATTCATGGGAAGTCGAAACGCGCAAGCTTTGGACGAGCGGCTTTGCCGAACGCTTCAGGGACACATACGGTTACGACATCGAACCATTGATGGACAGTCTCTACCTGCCGGGCTATGGTGACGTCCATTACGATTACATGTCTTTGCTTTCCTCCTTCGTTGTGGACGAATTCTACGGACCGTTTACATCTCTTGCACACAGCCGGGGCGCATACACGCGGGTTCAATGCGCGGGGGCGCCGGCGGATCTCATCGAGGCGTATCGGCGGGTGGATATTCCTGAAACGGAAGCTATGCTCTTCGAGCCCGACTTCGCGCGTATCGCCGCAAGCGCCGCAGCGTTGGATGGGAAGCCGCTGGTCTCGGCCGAAGCGTTTACCTGTTTGTACGGCTGGAAGGGTTGGCCTGGACCGGGCCCGCATCAGGGAGATGAGAAAATTGCGGACCTCAAGCTCGTGGCGGATGCGTTGTTCGCCAACGGCGTCAATCACTTCATCTGGCATGGCATGCCCTACAATCCGCCGGGGCGAGATGAAAAATTCTACGCGTCTGTGCATGTTTCGCCGAAGGCCCCGCTTGCACAGCATATCTTGCCGTTCAATGATTACATCTCCGAGATTTCCCGGGCGATGCGCAGGGGGAAGACCTACGCCGACATGGCCGTGTACCTGCCCACGGAGGATGCCTGGACGCGTGTGGAGCTGCCTGACTCCCTGCAGTTCCCGTGGGCATGGGGGCATTACGAAATGCGCTACATCAAAGTCCCTGAGGAATTGAAGCGGCGGCATGCACTATGGATCAACGGACGTGCCTTGCGGGAGGCGCGTGTCGTCAGTAACAGATTGCACACGGGGCAGGCGGTGTTCAATTCGCTCCTCGTCAATGTGCAGTATATGGACGTCGCAACGCTGGAGGCGCTTGTGCGTGTCGTCGAGCAAGGTGTACCCGTCGTGCTGCTGCAGGTACCGGTGGAGGCGGGACGCACGCGATCGCCCCAATGGTCGAAGCTGCTCGGTCGCCTGCTCACGAATGAAGGATTACTGCGCTCGCCCATGGGATTGCCTTCCGCTCCTTTGGTTGATGGTGCCACCGTGCCTGATTTCTGGTGCAGAGAAGATGGTGAAGAGCTGTATCTCTTTCTCGCGAATCCCGCGTCGAAGGGGCTGCGCTATCCGCTCAGGCACAAGCAGGCGACGGAGATGAAGCATGAAAGGATGGATGTAACCCTTCGCTGGCGCGGTTTTCAGGTGAGTACGACGCTGGATTTTCTGCCCGGAAAATCGGTGCTGCTTCTGCTGCGTCCGGACGGGTATGCGGATGAGATCCCGCTGCCGTTCTTCGATCCGGCGTTGGACTGA
- a CDS encoding lysophospholipid acyltransferase family protein has protein sequence MYTLSTQENRFQLQVQHSHPAVGGLLRLFRGSVERALAFPQLNEINAAAECRQEEYSAEDRILRAMRVGLDVDGGALERIPDTGPLIVVANHPFGGVEGLLLASLLHRRRTDVRIMANRMLGHIPSLRDLFILVNPFGGELAVRSNSAPLKEALRWLGEGGVLGVFPAGEVSHADVRRGEISDPAWSDTIARIAMHSGAAVLPIFIEGCNGPLFQLMGLLHPRLRTARLPHEFVNKCDSTVTMRIGHVISPTRIRQFKTSGDLIAYLRIRTYLQRSGSTPAPLMRSEPLPEAVVDAADKVLLRHEISALPESALLVQHERFGVYIADARDIPVVLREIGRLREITFRANNEGTGRSIDLDRYDAWYLHLFLWDETAGEIAAAYRLGPTDVILREHGKKGLYTHSLFNIRKKLLKQISPALEMGRSFVRQEYQKQFLPLLLLWRGIGTYVRRNPRYTRLFGPVSINSAYSAVSQKLMMEFLKEHAMDERAHLVRPKTPPNAERLRGFDPRTMSTVLRDLSDLSSLVSEIEQDQKDVPILLKQYLKLGGVLLGFNIDPDFSNVLDGLILVDLTKTDRRMLERYMGAEGADAFLRHCQ, from the coding sequence ATGTACACACTATCAACACAAGAAAACCGTTTCCAACTTCAGGTTCAGCATTCGCATCCGGCTGTGGGAGGGCTACTCCGGCTGTTCCGCGGCAGTGTGGAGCGGGCTCTCGCCTTTCCGCAACTCAACGAGATCAATGCCGCCGCCGAATGCCGTCAGGAGGAGTACAGCGCGGAGGATCGGATTTTACGTGCCATGCGGGTGGGACTCGATGTTGACGGCGGGGCGCTCGAACGGATACCGGACACAGGGCCGCTTATCGTCGTGGCGAATCATCCGTTCGGCGGTGTCGAAGGACTGCTCCTTGCCTCGCTTTTGCACAGACGGCGGACAGATGTCAGGATTATGGCAAATCGAATGCTCGGACACATACCTTCTCTTCGCGATCTGTTCATTCTCGTCAATCCTTTTGGAGGAGAGCTGGCGGTGCGTTCCAACTCCGCGCCGCTGAAAGAGGCATTGCGCTGGCTGGGAGAGGGTGGGGTTCTCGGAGTATTCCCGGCCGGTGAGGTATCGCATGCCGATGTTCGACGAGGTGAAATCAGCGATCCCGCCTGGAGCGATACGATAGCCCGCATCGCCATGCACAGTGGGGCCGCGGTGTTGCCGATTTTCATCGAGGGATGCAACGGCCCCCTTTTCCAGCTCATGGGTCTGCTCCATCCGCGTCTCCGCACCGCACGGCTGCCGCATGAATTCGTCAATAAATGCGACAGCACAGTGACGATGCGCATCGGACATGTCATTTCGCCGACGCGCATCCGTCAATTCAAAACGTCCGGTGATTTGATCGCATATCTGCGAATCCGGACCTACCTTCAGCGCAGCGGAAGCACTCCCGCTCCGTTGATGCGTTCTGAACCTCTCCCGGAAGCGGTGGTGGATGCGGCGGACAAGGTGTTGTTGCGCCATGAAATCTCCGCCCTCCCCGAAAGCGCTCTTCTTGTTCAGCATGAACGATTCGGTGTCTACATAGCCGATGCGAGAGATATTCCTGTCGTCCTCCGCGAGATCGGACGTTTACGGGAGATCACCTTCCGCGCCAATAACGAAGGCACGGGCAGATCAATAGACCTGGACCGCTATGATGCGTGGTATCTGCACCTCTTCCTCTGGGACGAGACTGCCGGAGAGATCGCGGCCGCGTATCGCCTTGGTCCAACGGACGTCATACTGCGCGAGCATGGAAAGAAGGGACTGTACACGCATTCGCTGTTCAACATCAGAAAAAAACTCCTGAAGCAGATCTCCCCCGCTCTGGAGATGGGAAGGAGCTTCGTCCGCCAGGAATACCAGAAGCAATTTCTTCCCTTACTCCTGCTCTGGCGTGGTATCGGAACCTATGTCCGGCGCAATCCGCGGTACACGAGGTTGTTCGGTCCCGTGAGCATTAACAGCGCATACAGCGCTGTTTCACAAAAACTGATGATGGAATTCCTCAAGGAACATGCGATGGATGAACGTGCGCACCTCGTGCGACCGAAAACTCCGCCGAATGCCGAGCGTCTCAGAGGATTCGATCCACGGACGATGTCCACCGTGCTGCGCGACCTGTCCGATCTTTCATCCCTGGTCAGCGAAATTGAGCAGGATCAAAAGGATGTCCCAATTCTCTTAAAGCAGTATCTCAAGCTTGGTGGCGTCCTCCTCGGTTTCAATATTGACCCCGATTTCAGCAACGTGCTCGACGGGCTCATTCTCGTGGACCTGACAAAAACCGACAGACGAATGCTGGAGCGCTACATGGGCGCGGAAGGCGCGGATGCCTTCCTTCGTCACTGTCAGTGA
- a CDS encoding SPFH domain-containing protein, translating into MEEFIVTIFGIAVFAIIVIMITISRLLLICHPNEVIILSGRKRRLADGSMVGYRMIRGGRAIRVPLIERAARMSLETIPLDLSVYNAYSKGGIPLKVEAIANIKVDSNEPVFGNAVERFLGKKREEIHEIAKDTLEGNLRGVLATLTPEEVNEDRLKFASSLIEEADNDLKALGLQLDTLKIQNVSDDAGYLDSIGRRKTAEVLSQARTAEASRKSEAEQAEATAERLAEMAKADAKKDVESARIEAERNILVNKARAQQDIETENNLLRIKKAELEREAIIKEKEAEIAGEKARVMFEQDVEQQRIILQQKRLMADVIEPARANKEARELEAKGAAASIIENGMANLNVLNKMIETYKSAEGEGEKIFVLNMLPDIIEQLVQTVGHMKIDKISVVDNGSGRSVSGLVGQLPNAVISLNEIIENATGVNILSSLQRDKLAQATKSLEESA; encoded by the coding sequence ATGGAAGAATTCATTGTCACCATTTTCGGTATCGCGGTATTTGCGATCATCGTTATCATGATCACGATCAGCCGGCTGTTGCTGATTTGCCATCCCAACGAGGTTATTATTTTATCCGGCCGCAAACGTCGCCTCGCTGACGGAAGCATGGTCGGATACCGCATGATTCGCGGTGGGCGTGCGATTCGTGTTCCACTCATCGAGCGTGCTGCGCGAATGTCACTGGAGACGATCCCCCTCGATTTGAGCGTCTATAACGCGTATTCGAAGGGCGGCATCCCCTTGAAAGTCGAGGCCATCGCCAACATCAAGGTCGACAGCAACGAGCCCGTGTTCGGCAATGCCGTCGAACGCTTTCTGGGCAAGAAGCGGGAGGAAATACACGAGATAGCCAAGGACACTCTTGAAGGCAATCTCCGTGGCGTTCTTGCGACACTGACACCCGAGGAAGTGAATGAGGATCGCCTGAAGTTCGCTTCGAGTCTCATCGAAGAAGCCGATAACGATTTGAAAGCGCTTGGACTTCAGCTCGACACATTGAAAATCCAGAACGTATCAGACGATGCGGGGTATCTGGATTCCATCGGTCGCCGCAAGACCGCCGAAGTACTTTCCCAGGCCAGAACCGCCGAGGCAAGCCGCAAATCCGAGGCCGAACAAGCCGAAGCCACCGCCGAACGTCTGGCGGAGATGGCGAAAGCCGATGCGAAGAAAGATGTGGAATCCGCACGCATCGAAGCCGAGAGAAACATTCTCGTGAACAAAGCCCGCGCACAGCAGGACATTGAAACGGAAAACAATCTTCTGCGCATCAAAAAAGCCGAGCTGGAACGCGAAGCCATCATAAAGGAAAAAGAAGCGGAAATCGCCGGCGAGAAAGCACGCGTCATGTTCGAGCAGGATGTCGAGCAGCAGCGCATCATTCTTCAGCAAAAGCGTTTGATGGCGGATGTGATCGAACCGGCACGCGCGAATAAAGAGGCCAGGGAACTCGAGGCCAAAGGCGCCGCGGCGTCCATCATCGAGAACGGCATGGCCAACCTCAACGTGCTCAACAAGATGATCGAGACCTACAAAAGCGCCGAAGGTGAGGGCGAGAAAATTTTCGTGCTCAACATGCTGCCCGATATCATCGAACAGCTCGTTCAGACAGTCGGTCATATGAAAATTGACAAAATCAGCGTCGTCGACAACGGCAGCGGACGCAGCGTGTCCGGTCTCGTCGGACAGCTCCCCAACGCAGTGATTTCTCTCAACGAAATCATCGAGAACGCCACAGGAGTCAACATCCTCAGTAGTCTCCAGCGGGACAAGCTTGCGCAGGCCACGAAATCGCTCGAAGAGAGTGCCTGA
- a CDS encoding T9SS type A sorting domain-containing protein, which yields MPATATPKTYSLLVVPFVFLLLLVAGVQDSRGQDIRTRLTAFDNVGNSTDLRIGIVASASDGIDPALGEAVLAPPVPNTWDARLIDTDFRSPSILGNGVLRDFRGVFTGPPISQTFEIRLRRDPLASNTWLRWDIPLATGISSMRLVSHPDPTILDVDMSGTAQVLLPPGTNRYFIYAVYGDPPPTRYTLNVEINPPGKGQVFRVPFQLDYAPGDPVALVAVNLPAPDTCYAFSHWSGDATGTNQILNISMTKNKVITANYAPRTFPVTISSLDTFVVDLNPPPRQRLYISNSGLACYAWTATPSVPWLRLSKSQGTGNDSIDVEIITSAIPCPGTHAATIDLTSPFSSPNTIRIPVIVRIGKSELTATVVGEPSILSCQNKATDLISVTIANAGLNDILFSNVPNLGEGFVLKNPGIFPLTVQARDSAVLYVEFAPTPSQRGTIVENVIMSADACGQEILFKLTASRIAPTVTADVTEMDFGLVNSCTVDPLPQRTIRLDNDFTQAARLRYTLPSGFTLVNAPDSIFGGTTADVVVEPARTGATDFDAVLEIEADFGLCAERFSVRLFGQRQNPSFTAEAVDTPGSLPPQLYDTTCVGSYSAAKLIRLYNNGTAELLMTVDVALPFIVDAFSNTFPLRPGDERIVPIRFNPTVSGTFEEELTISANLCDLEARVMLRGSTFSQQVLASVVAPTHVTLANCEPSSKILLQITNQGLEPVRFTELPDLPAGFAWDPAVRTPITIPADATSPFEAYIIFQPPLGEGGSFGGSVQWFGAPCGSTVYFTLSGERILPQVSITPSRVDFGQVIYCGTGGANPGRVITVENNSPLPLTLNAIASTSKYELRYGAVPFPTQGVIVPAASSVDVDVFALPGSGGVFNDTLTLEIIAGTGGYCREIFPIVLTGERYEPRFSVRENGYSSNFGDVCVGSSAVRGFIIENTGDRRMTISSDGFADFSPFQLLSKPFRITLEPGTYREFPVRYSPMLNGADVAAVFFTSDVCSDTVVFTLRGRGVQPAFAINAVMPPGVIDILTCETSLSRQIRATVENTGASPITISDGSLLPRGFEYDPPAQFPFTLQPGQTRDVVVRFVGTEPGTYSGMVTLFGEPCDVTDAFPIQARIVRSTYATAPEALDFGMITVCPGGMVRPGDVPRLRQQIEFRNTGEFPLTLNGTVKPAAAPLRILAPLTWPVIVPAGQVLTITVELTPPFNEVARNFNGVVELNVTRDTRCVTETRSIPFSGQLNHLSYAFVSDSVRATITCSTEPVELTAEIENAGIAPITLDLRVEGSPAFTLIEAQPVTIQPAQRKQIALRFTPAAGVSPVATLIASESQCGTQQSTVLAVTLSRPELTLSCNSAGTAPAISARPGDFIEIPVLLNEALTCPATGVSLQFELTFDRRALTPDKVLSSQGTASFTRPSPDKLLVKITNASFTSGEIAKIVMEVLVGRTTSTQWTVSAPMFTPDLALLTTDATCSGTITVRPRNGVATLSDLGITTLNPPRPNVIGGGSGNGQTVLSFSLKQESSVELKVFDILGVEVAVIHSGSFKRGSHSIRYTPETLRPGVYFVVMTAAGYRGMQKLIVAR from the coding sequence ATGCCAGCTACCGCTACACCGAAAACCTACTCCCTGTTGGTCGTCCCATTCGTATTCCTGCTTCTTCTCGTTGCGGGAGTTCAGGACAGCCGCGGTCAGGATATCCGCACGCGGCTGACGGCCTTCGACAACGTAGGAAATAGCACAGATTTACGTATTGGCATCGTTGCGTCCGCATCGGACGGCATCGATCCCGCACTGGGCGAAGCAGTACTGGCGCCACCGGTGCCCAACACGTGGGATGCGCGTCTCATAGATACGGATTTCCGCAGCCCGTCCATTTTGGGCAATGGGGTCTTACGCGATTTCCGTGGTGTTTTCACCGGGCCGCCGATTTCGCAGACGTTTGAAATTCGGCTGAGGCGCGATCCGCTTGCGAGCAATACCTGGCTTCGCTGGGATATCCCTCTCGCGACAGGAATTTCGAGCATGCGCCTGGTCTCACACCCGGATCCGACTATTCTGGATGTTGACATGTCCGGAACCGCCCAGGTGCTGCTGCCTCCTGGAACAAACCGGTACTTCATATACGCCGTGTACGGCGATCCGCCGCCGACGCGCTACACTCTGAACGTGGAGATCAATCCCCCCGGTAAAGGGCAGGTGTTCCGCGTCCCCTTCCAACTGGACTATGCTCCGGGTGATCCCGTCGCGCTCGTTGCGGTGAATCTCCCCGCGCCCGATACCTGTTATGCGTTCTCCCACTGGTCCGGGGATGCTACGGGAACGAATCAGATTCTGAACATTTCCATGACGAAGAATAAGGTCATCACCGCGAATTATGCGCCCCGCACCTTCCCGGTCACGATCTCCTCTCTGGACACCTTCGTGGTGGATCTGAATCCCCCGCCTAGGCAGCGGCTCTATATCAGCAACAGCGGCCTGGCGTGCTATGCATGGACCGCAACGCCGAGCGTTCCCTGGCTGCGACTGTCCAAATCCCAGGGCACGGGCAACGACTCTATCGATGTCGAGATCATCACCTCCGCCATCCCCTGCCCGGGTACGCATGCGGCGACGATAGATCTTACATCGCCGTTCTCTTCACCAAACACGATTCGGATTCCGGTGATCGTCAGGATCGGCAAATCGGAGCTGACCGCAACCGTTGTCGGTGAACCATCCATCCTGAGCTGCCAGAACAAGGCGACGGATCTGATTTCCGTGACCATTGCCAACGCAGGACTGAACGACATACTGTTCTCGAATGTCCCGAATCTCGGCGAGGGATTCGTGTTGAAGAATCCCGGCATCTTCCCCTTGACGGTTCAGGCACGCGACAGTGCGGTGTTATATGTGGAGTTCGCCCCCACTCCTTCGCAGCGCGGGACCATCGTCGAAAACGTGATTATGTCAGCCGATGCCTGTGGGCAGGAGATTCTGTTCAAACTGACGGCCTCCCGCATTGCACCCACCGTCACAGCGGACGTGACGGAAATGGACTTTGGTCTCGTCAATTCCTGCACTGTGGACCCGTTGCCGCAGCGCACAATTCGACTGGACAATGACTTCACGCAGGCGGCACGATTGCGGTACACGCTGCCCTCCGGTTTTACCCTCGTCAATGCTCCGGATTCCATCTTCGGTGGCACTACCGCAGATGTCGTGGTGGAACCTGCGCGAACAGGTGCAACGGATTTCGATGCAGTACTGGAAATCGAAGCTGATTTCGGTTTGTGCGCAGAACGCTTCAGCGTCCGCCTGTTCGGACAACGGCAGAATCCGTCGTTCACCGCCGAGGCCGTGGACACACCAGGCTCCCTGCCGCCGCAATTGTACGACACCACTTGTGTCGGCAGCTATTCCGCCGCGAAACTGATTCGTTTGTACAACAACGGCACAGCCGAACTCCTCATGACCGTGGATGTGGCGCTTCCGTTCATCGTCGATGCCTTCAGCAACACGTTTCCTCTGCGACCGGGTGACGAGCGTATTGTTCCTATCCGCTTCAATCCCACTGTCAGCGGGACGTTCGAAGAAGAACTGACCATCAGCGCCAATCTGTGCGACCTCGAAGCGCGAGTCATGCTGCGCGGCTCAACCTTTAGTCAACAGGTGTTGGCTTCGGTAGTGGCACCGACGCATGTCACGCTGGCGAACTGCGAACCGAGCAGCAAGATATTGCTCCAGATCACGAATCAGGGCCTCGAACCCGTTCGCTTTACCGAGTTGCCCGACTTGCCGGCCGGCTTCGCCTGGGATCCCGCGGTGCGAACCCCAATCACCATCCCTGCCGATGCAACGTCGCCTTTCGAAGCCTACATTATCTTCCAGCCGCCGCTTGGCGAGGGTGGATCGTTCGGAGGCAGTGTGCAGTGGTTTGGCGCACCCTGTGGATCAACGGTGTACTTCACGCTCTCCGGTGAACGCATACTCCCGCAGGTGTCCATCACACCCAGCCGCGTCGATTTCGGACAGGTGATTTACTGCGGAACCGGAGGCGCAAACCCCGGCCGCGTGATCACGGTGGAAAACAACAGTCCTCTTCCATTGACACTGAACGCCATCGCCTCGACATCGAAATACGAATTACGCTATGGCGCGGTCCCCTTCCCGACGCAAGGTGTCATCGTTCCCGCTGCCTCGTCCGTGGACGTGGATGTGTTCGCACTTCCGGGATCCGGTGGTGTGTTCAACGACACGCTGACGCTGGAAATCATTGCCGGCACAGGTGGCTACTGTCGGGAAATTTTCCCGATCGTCCTCACGGGTGAGCGCTACGAGCCACGCTTCAGCGTGCGGGAAAATGGGTACAGCAGCAACTTCGGTGATGTTTGCGTGGGATCGAGCGCGGTACGCGGCTTCATAATCGAGAACACCGGTGATCGCCGCATGACCATTTCCTCCGACGGATTCGCGGATTTCTCCCCCTTCCAGCTCCTGAGCAAGCCCTTCCGCATCACCCTGGAACCCGGCACTTACCGTGAATTTCCGGTACGCTACTCACCGATGCTCAACGGCGCGGATGTCGCAGCGGTATTCTTCACCTCGGATGTCTGCTCCGACACCGTGGTCTTTACCCTGCGCGGTCGTGGCGTCCAGCCGGCATTCGCAATCAATGCCGTCATGCCTCCCGGCGTCATCGATATCCTCACCTGCGAGACTTCACTCTCGCGTCAGATACGCGCGACAGTCGAGAATACCGGCGCCTCACCCATCACCATCAGCGACGGCTCGTTGCTTCCCCGCGGCTTTGAATATGATCCGCCTGCTCAGTTCCCGTTCACATTGCAACCGGGACAGACCCGCGACGTCGTGGTCCGTTTCGTCGGTACCGAACCCGGAACATACAGCGGCATGGTCACGCTCTTTGGCGAACCGTGTGATGTAACAGACGCCTTCCCGATACAGGCACGCATTGTCAGAAGCACCTACGCCACGGCACCCGAGGCGCTGGACTTCGGTATGATCACGGTATGTCCGGGAGGTATGGTTCGTCCCGGTGATGTTCCCCGACTGCGACAGCAAATCGAATTCCGCAATACCGGCGAATTTCCACTCACGCTGAATGGAACAGTCAAGCCCGCGGCGGCACCTCTGCGCATTCTCGCTCCCCTGACCTGGCCGGTTATCGTACCCGCCGGACAGGTTCTGACGATCACCGTGGAATTGACTCCACCGTTCAACGAGGTGGCACGCAATTTCAACGGTGTCGTCGAGCTTAACGTCACACGTGATACCCGCTGTGTTACGGAAACCCGCTCGATTCCCTTCAGCGGACAGCTGAACCATCTGTCCTACGCTTTCGTCAGCGACAGTGTGCGCGCAACGATTACCTGCAGTACCGAACCGGTGGAGCTCACCGCCGAAATCGAGAACGCCGGCATCGCACCGATAACGCTCGACTTGCGCGTCGAAGGATCCCCGGCCTTCACCCTCATTGAAGCACAGCCTGTGACCATACAACCGGCACAACGCAAGCAAATTGCGCTGCGCTTTACCCCCGCGGCCGGCGTGTCACCCGTTGCGACGCTTATCGCTTCCGAATCGCAATGCGGAACCCAACAATCAACCGTCCTGGCAGTGACACTGTCCCGCCCGGAACTCACACTTTCCTGTAACAGTGCCGGCACTGCCCCTGCGATCTCGGCACGACCGGGCGACTTCATTGAAATTCCGGTGCTCCTCAACGAGGCACTTACCTGCCCCGCCACAGGGGTATCGCTGCAATTCGAGCTGACCTTCGACAGACGCGCATTGACCCCGGACAAAGTGCTGTCCTCACAGGGCACGGCAAGCTTTACCCGTCCGTCCCCCGACAAACTTCTCGTGAAAATCACCAACGCTTCTTTCACATCCGGCGAAATAGCGAAAATCGTGATGGAAGTCCTGGTTGGTCGCACAACATCCACACAGTGGACCGTCTCCGCTCCGATGTTCACTCCCGACCTCGCACTGCTGACAACCGATGCCACGTGCAGCGGAACCATCACCGTGCGTCCGAGAAACGGCGTGGCGACACTGAGCGACCTCGGAATCACTACGCTGAATCCCCCCCGCCCCAACGTCATCGGAGGCGGCAGCGGCAACGGACAAACCGTGCTGAGCTTCAGTCTCAAACAGGAAAGCTCTGTGGAACTGAAAGTCTTCGACATACTCGGCGTGGAGGTTGCGGTTATTCACAGCGGTAGTTTCAAACGCGGCTCGCATAGCATTCGATACACACCCGAGACGCTGCGACCCGGTGTCTACTTTGTCGTCATGACTGCGGCCGGATACCGCGGTATGCAGAAACTGATCGTAGCCAGGTAA